The DNA sequence ATGTTGCATATTTTTTTACTCATATTTTCACCTCACTGTTTTTTTTGAAAAGTGTCATTACGTATAACTTAAAATAACCAAAATACTTCATTTATGCTCACAAATTGGCATATTTTGTGAAATACTTCTTGGTTTATACACGAATACGATACCGCGGCTAAAGGAGATTAAATCTATAATTCTGAAAAATCGACTTCAACTCCATCATCCAACTTCTCATAATAAATGATCTTAGCAGGGATTTTCTCCTTTAACTCCTTTTCTTCTTTATATGTGTAGGGCTTTATAGAAACGGAAATTGAGCCGATAAAACCATCGATACCTTTTGATTCTTCCTCTTCATTAGAAAGTCTGTAAGTTGTACCTTTAATCTCGGCAACTTTCTTAAGAATTGCTTCTTGAAAATGCAATCCGATAAAGGTTTTAATTATCACTAAATCTTTCACCCACTTCTCAATCATTTCATGAGTAACTTTATCTAATGCTTCTCTAAAATTCTGAATCATGTTCGCAATTTTATCTGTAGCAATTCTAATAGTATCGGGATATCGTTCACAATACCAAGATTCCCACTCTGAGACTGTCCTTCCGGGAAATTCTTTAATCAATTCACTGAGTTGTCCAACATTTTCAGGCCTTGTCGCTTGGGAGAAGCGATTAGCTCGATTGATGAATGTCGTCACATATTTTGGAAATTCAGGGGATTCAAGCCCAATATACTCTTGAATTTCTTCATTCTTTAATTTGACTGTTGTTATTTTTCTATCCATCTTATTACCTCATTTTCGAGTAATCTATAAATTTTGATTGATATTTATATTCAAAAGATTTATCAACATCAACTAATTTATTTCTTATTAAGTGAGCATTGATGAAAGTCTTATTTTTTAGATAAAGGTAACAATATAAGTTACCTTTCTCATCGTACTTTATATCGTCGAATTTCATAAAAACCTTTTGCCCTTTAGTTAAATTTTTTAGATACTCACACGCCTTGTCTTCCAAACCCGATCTTGCTTTTACCCCCAGAAGTTTCACTTTTAAGCCACTCTCTAACACCACCGTTTCAGTATCCAATATAGCTTTAACAAAATAATAATTTTCCCGTTTCTTTCTACCTTCAGTATCTATTACAGTTCCAAATTTAAATTTTTTTGGATCTACTAATCGTTCTAATTGATTGCCACCAACCTCTGCCATTGGCTTTTTCATTGGTTCCTTCTCAGTTGTTCTCTTTCTTTGAAAAATGATCTCATAGTCAAAATTTTCTTTAAACAATACAGGTTCTTTAGAAATTCCCATCTTCGATTTTATTACTTCTAAAAATTTTTCATTTATTTCGTAGCCAATAGAATTCCTCCCTAATTCTAAAGCTGCTCTTGAAGTAGTTCCACTCCCTAAGAATGGATCTAATACTGTATCTCCATAAAAACTGAACATTTTGATTAAACGCCGTGGCAATTCCAACGGGAACATAGCAATATGCCCGTTCTGTTTTTCACCAGGAAAATCCCAATGACCATTAAAGTACTTATTCCATTCCTCATTTGTAAGTTTTGACTTTTCTTTCACTTCTTTAGAAACTTGTGGAGGCCTTCCAAGTTTCTTAAATATCAAGATGAATTCATAATCGATCTTAATTATCCCGCCTCTTGGATAGGGATAAGATCCCATTACTGTAGCTCCACCTGTAGTTTGGCAAGTTGTAACTTTCTGCCAAATTATGGCACCCATGTAATCGAATCCTATAGTTTCACAATATTTAAT is a window from the Patescibacteria group bacterium genome containing:
- a CDS encoding MjaI family restriction endonuclease; translated protein: MDRKITTVKLKNEEIQEYIGLESPEFPKYVTTFINRANRFSQATRPENVGQLSELIKEFPGRTVSEWESWYCERYPDTIRIATDKIANMIQNFREALDKVTHEMIEKWVKDLVIIKTFIGLHFQEAILKKVAEIKGTTYRLSNEEEESKGIDGFIGSISVSIKPYTYKEEKELKEKIPAKIIYYEKLDDGVEVDFSEL
- a CDS encoding site-specific DNA-methyltransferase; protein product: MKTKIWHKIIIGDSRYMDEVKDKSVHLVITSPPYWQLKDYGVKGQIGFDDSYQNYIANLNKVWLECHRILHLGCRLCINIGDQFARAIFYGRYKVIPIRTEIIKYCETIGFDYMGAIIWQKVTTCQTTGGATVMGSYPYPRGGIIKIDYEFILIFKKLGRPPQVSKEVKEKSKLTNEEWNKYFNGHWDFPGEKQNGHIAMFPLELPRRLIKMFSFYGDTVLDPFLGSGTTSRAALELGRNSIGYEINEKFLEVIKSKMGISKEPVLFKENFDYEIIFQRKRTTEKEPMKKPMAEVGGNQLERLVDPKKFKFGTVIDTEGRKKRENYYFVKAILDTETVVLESGLKVKLLGVKARSGLEDKACEYLKNLTKGQKVFMKFDDIKYDEKGNLYCYLYLKNKTFINAHLIRNKLVDVDKSFEYKYQSKFIDYSKMR